In the Cryptococcus neoformans var. neoformans JEC21 chromosome 1, complete sequence genome, one interval contains:
- a CDS encoding mitochondrion protein, putative yields MKIVSQDDVRGYNDATIVGGIKGAFLAAAICIPGHMFLMKRSPYIRALPLPLKALGHVTITVPCISIAAEKGGEAYNRAQYSGVGQREIDWELQIRNEKWEKMSKLEKAGDWAARHKYGIIGGGWAASMALAFGIVARNPYQSTSQKVVQARMWAQGLTVALLVGSAMATGLGASNSSTPVESADHSWRRMLEHDEHLTPEERAQLRDTRDPTTAKEIQKAVSQRKAAAAQA; encoded by the exons ATGAAG ATCGTCAGTCAAGATGATGTCCGTGGCTATAACGATGCCACCATTGTAGGCGGTATCAAGGGTGCCTTCCTCGCCGCCGCTATTTGCATCCCCGGTCATATGTTTCTCATGAAGCGCTCTCCGTATATTCGAGCTTTGCCCCTGCCCTTGAAGGCTCTCGGTCATGTCACCATCACTGTGCCTTGTATCTCTATCGCCGCCGAAAAGGGTGGTGAGGCATACAATCGAGCTCAATACTCTGGTGTCGGTCAGAGGGAAATCGATTGGGAACTTCAAATTCGGAACGAGAAGTGGGAAAAAATGTCCAAGCTGGAAAAAGCTGGTGACTGGGCGGCTAGACACAAGTACGGTATCATTGGAGGAGG ATGGGCTGCGTCTATGGCATTGGCTTTCGGCATTGTTGCCAGGAATCCTTATCAGTCAACGTCGCAAAAGGTTGTTCAGGCTCGTATGTGGGCCCAAG GCCTTACGGTTGCACTTCTTGTTGGTTCTGCCATGGCCACCGGTCTTGGTGCCAGTAACAGTTCGACGCCTGTTGAGTCTGCCGACCACTCTTGGCGCCGCATGCTTG AACACGATGAACACCTAACACCCGAAGAGCGTGCCCAATTACGAGACACCAGAGACCCCACCACCGCTAAGGAGATTCAAAAGGCGGTTTCTCAGAGGAAAGCTGCCGCTGCTCAAGCCTGA